A stretch of the Arachis stenosperma cultivar V10309 chromosome 6, arast.V10309.gnm1.PFL2, whole genome shotgun sequence genome encodes the following:
- the LOC130935702 gene encoding probable protein phosphatase 2C 76 has product MVCSSCVRSLVVQAGTFAKRVRINNTRRSLQAVPSISYSTTRQFKTFTVMMVDTGSVSRSAGSLVDMMPEKDDDGRFASGGWKSEDGRLSCGYSSFRGKRVTMEDFYDIKTLKIGGHSVCLFGIFDGHGGSRAAEYLKEHLFDNLMKHPKFFTDAKLAISETYQGTDSQFLDSEKDTFRDDGSTASTAVLIDNHLYVANVGDSRTIISKAGKAIALSEDHKPNRSDERKRIENAGGVVMWAGTWRVGGVLAMSRAFGNRMLKQFVVAEPEIQDQEIDEQTELLILASDGLWDVVPNDDAIALACTEEEPEAAARKLTEAAFSRGSADNITCIVVRFHHDRTEPIGTDKVDAIVPDKVDTAVPDKTEVASASVKQERNKADATVPDRTEAASASVKQGEST; this is encoded by the exons ATGGTATGCAGCAGTTGTGTAAGGTCTTTGGTTGTTCAAGCTGGAACCTTTGCCAAACGAGTGAGAATAAACAACACTAGGAGGAGTTTGCAAGCTGTCCCTAGTATTTCTTATTCGACTACTCGTCAATTTAAGACATTCACAGTGATGATGGTGGATACGGGTTCCGTGTCAAGAAGTGCTGGTTCCCTTGTGGATATGATGCCAGAGAAAGATGATGATGGCCGGTTTGCAAGTGGAGGGTGGAAAAG TGAGGATGGAAGGCTTAGCTGTGGGTATTCAAGCTTCAGAGGAAAAAGAGTAACGATGGAGGATTTTTATGATATTAAAACATTGAAGATTGGTGGTCATTCAGTATGTTTATTTGGAATATTTGATG GTCATGGTGGTTCTCGTGCTGCAGAGTATTTGAAAGAGCATCTCTTTGATAATCTCATGAAGCATCCAAAATTTTTTACTGATGCCAAATTGGCTATAA GTGAAACGTATCAAGGGACTGATTCTCAATTTCTGGATTCTGAAAAAGATACTTTCCGGGATGATGGCTCTACTGCTTCAACCGCTGTTTTGATTGATAACCATCTCTATGTTGCTAATGTTGGAGATTCTAGGACTATAATATCGAAGGCTGGTAAAG CAATTGCTCTCTCCGAGGATCATAAGCCAAACAGAAGTGATGAACGGAAGAGAATTGAGAATGCTGGGGGTGTTGTCATGTGGGCAG GTACTTGGAGGGTAGGAGGTGTCCTAGCAATGTCTCGCGCCTTTGGCAATCGTATGTTGAAGCAGTTTGTTGTTGCAGAACCTGAGATCCAG GACCAGGAGATAGATGAACAAACTGAATTGCTGATTCTTGCAAGTGATGGACTTTGGGATGTAGTACCAAATGAT GATGCCATCGCTCTTGCTTGCACAGAAGAGGAGCCTGAGGCAGCTGCTCGTAAGTTAACAGAAGCAGCATTTTCTCGTGGCAGTGCAGATAACATTACATGCATTGTGGTGCGCTTCCATCATGACAGAACAGAACCCATTGGTACTGACAAAGTAGATGCCATTGTTCCTGACAAAGTAGATACCGCTGTTCCTGACAAAACAGAAGTGGCATCAGCTAGTGTCAAGCAAGAGAGGAACAAAGCAGATGCCACCGTTCCTGACAGAACAGAAGCAGCATCAGCTAGTGTCAAGCAAGGGGAGTCTACTTGA